The following are from one region of the Biomphalaria glabrata chromosome 12, xgBioGlab47.1, whole genome shotgun sequence genome:
- the LOC106071341 gene encoding hillarin-like, whose amino-acid sequence MASGFLMTSSRSAMEQDTLSSDNDSDAGQDQSSPLPDACHRCGSRVYPVERVDVGALFHRRCFRCRICGLQLTLRTFHWDQTTAPDIYCHAHVPRHVGCLDNESVGIKTAINAPKRGVATSDQTRGSLYNPGWQYDANAMEFAHFKEIYRRGKQKTTTGTYRDFEESGIFEAQSQLEKVQKAEEDQLYVQIQDERKKKVKRLEDELRAEMERSVRDMVSTFERFSPQKGKTRLQKETEKLEETYRRKKEEKIRKMLDRLSNEQRAKVASLIQKHSQEMLLLIAERLTASEDRVSSDSDETSPTMDLSRPPPVAPPEFKKSQLVKSPKEFEKIDNHVFQVIQKEYSTFTELVKDLIVVCETDLDKARAIFRWVTWTDLNELEVEDSVCPDSPMGLLRGIKYGTETYHDLCRRLCSYAGLYCEVIEGYSKGAGYKPGMKMESDRFRNSWTAVSIDGSWCFINCNWGARHVKGEGRGDPGSGHKKKREGVRLDSNTQTHYNNVEVLYEHDNGDVVYRSGVRRDSLENRESSGVPQLNGEGGNSSIGPGSTANSTSGHYGFGSSLFSSDSRLTSITENSPRNKLQGFSSNSNPIKTLGYNGFGYGSQFSVSNGYSQSSENPYSRSFGVRKHLPDSGSNKENGLNDPSDIVSIDGFTGRSLLDAFYNKDIKSKLTVTRLSDGDTASYSSGYSKSSTENMSPSHSPFASISSTPKSGGAFSVHSDSSGSSQKDCDARYSPPQSLFRSRQNQDGCCGPLSRASPPQSTFRNSSGSDNSGNSVKSSPPQSLCRASSMAYVTPLKTSPPSSIFRFANTSLNASSQGEKLSPLQSESERWRNSDSSGGRSDRRDSISTVGESLIGEDPGCDVTKQPLYYQCDEFYFMTDPEDHIYQHYPDDPAWQLLEVPITMSEFLDLPIVKSPFFNAGLKFATHYDCKQHTQKGEVTLQLKIPKLLSFGYTLVPRDKRMASQNSMDGRVLLRIIGHKAMFTVAPPKRGRYYFTIYVKDDSSSDLLQSACAMLITCREGREAIKPPYPKVAFYGPTLVMSNYGLLPQTHIDPLVYYNHDDINFQFAASRTVRLSYSLTFHCQRADAIDADLQRYAFLRHRDDTSMALQVRCPHVGKYVFSIYGAKSANPEEADGQYECLFRYLIDCKQSATNKSPLPRACHRWCHSQLLEPVHGDLPTNTRMSFRVRAPLVCDMALLMGDAWYHFRNHPDHIWEASLTTSATPCAAKLYARLNKDTARFSPFLEFQIIDKS is encoded by the exons ACCAGAGGCAGTCTGTATAACCCAGGCTGGCAGTATGATGCTAATGCAATGGAATTTGCTCATTTCAAAGAAATTTATCGGagaggaaaacaaaaaacaacaaccggaACATACAGA GACTTTGAAGAGTCTGGAATATTTGAAGCTCAAAGTCAACTGGAGAAAGTGCAGAAAGCAGAAGAAGATCAACTGTATGTACAAATACAagatgaaaggaaaaaaaag GTCAAGAGATTAGAAGATGAGTTGAGGGCTGAAATGGAAAGGTCAGTTCGGGACATGGTGTCAACATTTGAAAGATTCTCACCACAGAAAGGAAAAACACGTTTACAGAAAGAAACTGAAAAACTGGAAGAAACGTATAG gagaaagaaagaagagaaaatcAGGAAGATGTTGGACAGATTGAGCAATGAGCAAAGAGCCAAAGTTGCAAGTTTGATACAGAAACATAGCCAGGAAATGTTATTACTAATAGCTGAAAGACTGACCGCATCAGAG GATCGTGTGTCCAGTGATTCAGATGAGACATCACCAACTATGGATCTCTCTAGGCCTCCCCCAGTAGCACCACCAGAGTTTAAAAAGAGTCAATTGGTCAAATCTCCAAAGGAGTTTGAGAAAATTGACAATCATGTTTTTCAG GTCATTCAAAAGGAATATTCCACATTTACTGAACTTGTGAAGGATTTAATTGTTGTATGTGAAACAGATCTGGATAAAGCCAG AGCCATATTCCGGTGGGTGACGTGGACAGACCTGAATGAACTGGAAGTAGAAGACAGTGTGTGTCCTGATAGTCCAATGGGCTTATTGCGTGGTATTAAGTATGGAACAGAAACATATCATGATCTATGCAGACGACTTTGCAG CTATGCTGGGCTATATTGTGAGGTCATTGAAGGTTACTCTAAAGGTGCTGGATATAAACCTGGAATGAAGATGGAAAGTGATAGATTCAG GAATTCATGGACAGCTGTTAGCATTGATGGCTCCTGGTGCTTTATCAATTGCAACTGGGGGGCTCGGCATGTGAAAGGTGAAGGTCGAGGTGACCCAGGGAGTGGACACAAAAAGAAGAGGGAAGGGGTGAGGCTGGACAGCAACACTCAAACACACTATAACAATGTCGAGGTTCTGTATGAACATGACAATGGGGATGTCGTCTACAGAAGTGGAGTCAGGAGGGACAGCCTGGAGAACCGTGAAAGCAGTGGCGTACCTCAGCTGAATGGGGAAGGTGGAAATTCAAGTATAGGACCAGGGTCAACAGCTAATTCTACCAGTGGACACTATGGTTTTGGTTCTAGTCTGTTTTCCAGTGATTCACGTCTGACTTCTATCACCGAAAACTCTCCAAGAAATAAGCTTCAGGGGTTCAGCAGTAATTCGAACCCAATCAAAACTCTTGGCTACAATGGCTTTGGTTATGGAAGCCAATTTTCTGTATCCAATGGATATTCTCAGAGTTCTGAGAATCCTTATTCTAGATCCTTTGGAGTCAGGAAACATTTACCAGATTCTGGGAGCAATAAAGAGAATGGACTTAATGATCCCAGTGATATAGTTTCTATTGATGGTTTCACAGGACGTTCTCTGCTAGACGCATTTTATAATAAAGATATCAAATCCAAGTTGACAGTGACCAGACTATCTGATGGTGACACTGCTAGTTACAGTAGTGGCTACAGCAAGTCTAGCACAGAGAACATGTCTCCCTCACACTCCCCCTTTGCCTCCATTAGCTCCACACCTAAATCAGGGGGAGCATTTAGTGTACACTCCGATTCCTCTGGTTCCTCCCAAAAAGATTGTGATGCCAGGTACTCTCCCCCTCAATCTTTGTTCAGGTCCAGGCAGAACCAAGATGGCTGCTGTGGGCCTCTTTCTCGGGCTTCACCTCCCCAGTCTACTTTTAGAAACTCCTCAGGATCAGATAACTCTGGCAACTCAGTCAAGTCATCCCCGCCACAATCTTTATGCAGAGCCAGCAGCATGGCTTACGTCACACCTTTGAAAACATCGCCACCTAGTTCAATTTTCAGATTTGCAAATACTTCCTTAAATGCATCCAGTCAAGGGGAAAAACTCTCACCACTACAGTCAGAATCAGAAAG ATGGAGAAACAGTGACAGTTCTGGTGGACGGTCAGACAGACGAGATTCTATAAGTACTGTTGGGGAGAGTTTGATTGGAGAAGACCCTGGATGTGACGTGACTAAACAACCTCTGTATTATCAATGTGACGAGTTTTATTTCATGACTGACCCAGAGGATCACATATATCAACACTACCCAGATGATCCAGCATGGCAGCTACTGGAGGTACCTATAACCATGTCTGAATTTCTTGACCTTCCAATTGTCAAGTCACCATTCTTTAATGCAGGGCTTAAATTTGCCACACATTATGACTGTAAACAGCACACCCAGAAAGGGGAAGTCACTCTGCAGCTGAAGATTCCTAAACTTCTAAGTTTTGGTTATACTCTGGTCCCAAGGGACAAACGAATGGCAAGTCAAAACTCAATGGATGGCCGTGTGCTACTTAGGATCATAGGTCACAAAGCCATGTTTACCGTTGCGCCTCCAAAACGAGGCAGATATTATTTCACGATATATGTCAAAGATGACAGCAGTTCCGACCTTCTCCAAAGTGCATGCGCAATGCTGATAACATGCCGAGAAGGAAGGGAGGCTATAAAGCCACCATATCCCAAAGTTGCCTTTTATGGACCAACTCTGGTCATGTCTAACTATGGGCTACTGCCACAGACACACATTGACCCACTTGTGTATTATAACCACGACGACATCAATTTTCAGTTTGCTGCCAGTCGTACAGTCAGGTTGTCTTACTCATTGACGTTTCACTGTCAGAGAGCAGACGCCATTGATGCAGACCTGCAGCGCTATGCTTTCCTTAGACATAGAGATGATACCTCTATGGCTCTACAAGTGCGTTGTCCACATGTGGGAAAGTACGTATTTTCTATTTATGGAGCTAAGTCTGCCAATCCGGAAGAGGCAGACGGACAATATGAATGTTTGTTCCGGTATCTCATCGATTGCAAACAAAGCGCCACCAACAAGTCGCCACTGCCTAGGGCATGTCATCGATGGTGTCACAGTCAGTTGCTGGAACCTGTACATGGTGACCTCCCCACAAATACCAGGATGTCTTTCCGGGTGAGGGCACCACTTGTCTGCGATATGGCATTGTTGATGGGGGATGCTTGGTATCACTTTAGAAACCATCCAGACCACATCTGGGAAGCTAGCTTGACTACCAGTGCAACACCCTGTGCTGCTAAGTTGTATGCACGTCTAAACAAAGATACTGCAaggttctctccctttcttgaGTTTCAGATAATTGATAAAagctaa